The Siniperca chuatsi isolate FFG_IHB_CAS linkage group LG12, ASM2008510v1, whole genome shotgun sequence genome has a segment encoding these proteins:
- the cfap65 gene encoding cilia- and flagella-associated protein 65 isoform X3, with the protein MLAEALGTDTLGSGAPWKPSNAGKDIKDPGIRQRHRGGKHQRQASSQRSCFLGLEMKSELVWEDWDHRKEFTKTLVLKNIHSKLQKLHFRPPESKFFTTLIPQIIVVSPGTSFSLPITFRPLQRCEYKDSIEFQGKDGSFQVCLRATIPCHALEVPDSVLLPLCAVQHSSRTTFLLKNVSKLQTFFQWECAAPFQLSPEQGLLKPGQECHITVVFQPQEALVYQQQTYCRFGEDGDKAESCCTVLLQGLAKYPYLQLRNAVTKDEKEQCGPVLHFGSVPVGQSLQKDFDIFNPSPVTASVSLSRLSSGVALLGSEFSCDLTKGKVAPGGSLRAAVTYTPAVVDTVSVEYLSLKCRGSLKETLLKLTGNCVGPKVSLSSSVVDFGCVEERGEVRKTVELVNSSPVEAIYQWDLDCSGHSVFTIQPASGTVRPHSHTTLKVVYRPTQPFAHHRRVACLILHRDPMFLDLIGTCHSELQQPAILKPEHLVLYELHWYRRQDPSDTLSAMQQEHNVHLDQEGMLCPLEEQSHQRPDSAGVVLRTPMEEYYQSCLGCMDPLSSSFSLSSPHVSVVPSELLFNHKMSSSLSTSTTSSQAVSITNHTRGKLSLVWTAVQDSPFTVSPSSCNLAPLKSTSFRVTYDPKQLNTLHGAQLECFAYYKENHHKEERLLCPPWCVTVRVVGHSFQPGKEHFIPCCSLKPPRVVFPALSVLSYRTVLLQNSGDLPLTFCLDHISNPALAESVSVVPSCGLIQPGNHQILTLRTTPTEDSPKQGFSLHLQLNAAKHTQELTVFSLVEKLHVSLEGDSSLYFQPTAVGSRMQRSHYIRNLSRLPLRFQWSIPEPDQELIFVEPDAGELHPNESSVQIWSFSPMAEKTYTLKPTLTFWPIQTPGSNESHLTLKVVGIGSKGFIEAENAVLDVGETLVGSYRSIQVPLVNNSPCPISFCLSVQQRLLDERPIYDPETVPSALQLDCERGTIASHSTMLLRSTVRPHRRVQYLWTISYQTLNASGFVSSPPRPVCEVRAKGVFPTLQVIDACSGGSVDKLSKVYLWKLFSLDNLNEHLLSNPSPAELTYRTPTRHSLHSCPSIFTKAMLDFNFSAAPLNSDPSTFVLMFHNPGSMPVDWAFLFPEDQQIELEYWAETGEFSRNELYQMKVQDNHLFSISPRSGTLLPGQQRAVHFSYSHNFAGTDQFPVVFKLSYGREILLNFQGVTVERDRPYLHFASKRHVFTSVTIGDCTPPRQVYELHNGGAVPVRYEVDTAALSQLQVDNFNHPVLCCLNPEGEVLPGKTATLEWIFSPLEAKMYHMDIPIHVQHGDSTLVRFEGCGSNSPTLGSTNPFNCSDTKAPAPCVQRLPFPGQMVFLSEDSVSLGDIPVCSRSSRIFFLTNVSHRDTVHYTWDLLQQSTQQVVQIHPEQGSLRPGESALCVLTFTSTDYPTGYQLDVICQTLPPICASSSCETVGTICTKLTRAERRAQRETVRVWRRPDPPQPALLHLGIKAHSHGLLEYLTHFPDQFNDHYRWLQSVKPQQPETTSSSTSLPAGLPSPIHGPERDITMHVLTTLIRDILDDPAFTHSLITLASKPITYQLQETSPSHWSSFPSSLPPPPCPTSSHPTPQPQVLLSGTTAEQTEQHNTVDSEGAAGCSGNRPQTQNTLHTGHVPADISEDILLKTLQNLMMEAVRGELVLTAYPRTVILPPVSTRTRGMSKAMAEEEREHFKNRKEPTGT; encoded by the exons ATGTTAGCTGAGGCTCTGGGCACTGACACCTTGGGTTCAGGAGCACCATGGAAGCCCTCCAACGCTGGGAAGGAtatcaaa GATCCAGGGATTCGCCAGAGACATCGGGGTGGAAAGCACCAGCGACAAGCATCCAGCCAAAGAAGCTGCTTCTTAGGGTTGGAAATGAAGTCAGAGCTGGTCTGGGAGGACTGGGACCACCGAAAAGAATTTACCAAGACATTAGTGTTAAAGAATATTCATAGCAAGCTGCAGAAGCTGCACTTCAg GCCTCCAGAGTCCAAGTTTTTCACCACCTTGATTCCCCAGATAATTGTTGTCAGCCCAGGGACTTCTTTCTCATTGCCAATCACCTTTAGACCGCTCCAGAGG TGTGAGTATAAAGACAGCATTGAGTTTCAAGGTAAAGATGGCAGCTTCCAAGTATGCCTCCGTGCCACCATTCCCTGTCATGCCCTGGAGGTGCCTGACTCTGTGCTGCTGCCCCTCTGTGCTGTTCAGCACTCCTCACGTACTACTTTCCTGCTAAAAAATGTCAG TAAACTCCAGACTTTCTTCCAGTGGGAGTGTGCAGCACCGTTCCAGCTGAGCCCTGAGCAAGGCCTGTTGAAGCCCGGCCAGGAGTGTCACATCACTGTGGTCTTCCAGCCACAAGAGGCGTTGGTGTACCAGCAACAGACCTATTGCAGGTTTGGAGAAGACGGGGACAAGGCAGAGAGCTGCTGCACTGTGCTCCTGCAGGGACTAG CCAAATACCCATATCTTCAACTGAGAAATGCAGTTACCAAGGATGAAAAAGAACAGTGTGGTCCAGTGCTGCACTTTGGCTCTGTGCCAGTCGGCCAAAGTTTGCAGAAAGACTTTGACATCTTCAACCCCTCCCCT GTAACTgcgtctgtctctctttcacgACTGTCCAGTGGGGTGGCTTTGCTGGGGTCAGAGTTCAGCTGTGATCTGACCAAGGGTAAGGTAGCGCCTGGTGGATCACTGCGAGCTGCAGTCACCTATACTCCTGCTGTGGTGGATACTGTCTCTGTTGAGTACTTATCTCTAAAATGTAGAGGATCACTCAAGGAAACTCTACTCAAACTCACTGGAAACTGTGTAG GTCCCAAAGTTTCCTTGTCCTCATCTGTGGTGGACTTTGGCTGTGTTGAGGAACGAGGAGAAGTCAGAAAGACAGTGGAGCTGGTTAATTCTTCGCCCGTTGAGGCTATCTACCAATGGGACCTTGACTGCAGTGGGCACAGTGTTTTCACCATCCAGCCAGCAAGTGGCACTGTACGCCCACATAGCCATACCACACTGAAGGTGGTCTATAGGCCCACACAGCCTTTTGCACATCACAGGAGAGTGGCATGCCTCATACTGCACAGG GACCCAATGTTCCTTGACCTGATTGGTACCTGTCACTCAGAGCTCCAGCAACCAGCCATACTGAAACCTGAACACTTAGTTCTGTACGAGCTCCACTGGTACCGCCGACAGGACCCGTCAGACACGCTCAGTGCCATGCAGCAAGAGCATAATGTACACTTGGACCAAGAGGGCATGCTCTGCCCCCTGGAGGAG CAGTCACATCAGAGACCAGACAGTGCTGGTGTTGTGTTGAGAACTCCCATGGAGGAATATTACCAATCCTGCTTGGGGTGCATGGATCCCCTCTCTTCcagtttttctttatcttctcCACATGTATCTGTGGTGCCCAGTGAGCTACTGTTTAATCACAAAATGTCCTCCTCTTTGTCTACTTCAACCACTTCCTCTCAGGCTGTGTCCATCACCAACCACACCAGGGGGAAACTCAG TCTGGTGTGGACTGCTGTCCAAGACTCTCCGttcactgtctctccctcaTCATGTAACCTGGCTCCACTGAAGTCCACCTCATTCAGGGTGACCTATGACCCCAAGCAGCTCAATACTCTGCACGGAGCGCAGCTTGAGTGCTTTGCATACTACAAG GAAAATCATCACAAAGAAGAGCGACTGCTGTGTCCACCCTGGTGTGTGACTGTCAGAGTCGTAGGGCATTCCTTTCAGCCAGGCAAAGAGCATTTCATCCCATGCTGCTCCCTGAAGCCCCCTCGAGTG GTGTTCCCAGCCCTTAGTGTTCTTTCCTATCGAACAGTGCTCCTCCAAAATTCTGGAGACCTGCCCCTTACTTTCTGTCTGGACCACATCTCAAACCCTGCCTTGGCAGAATCTGTGTCTGTAGTGCCGAGCTGTGGTTTAATCCAGCCTGGGAATCATCAAATCCTCACCCTCAGAACAACTCCCACAGAAGACAGTCCCAAGCAGGGGTTCAGTTTACACCTTCAGCTCAAtgcagctaaacacacacag GAACTGACAGTTTTCAGTCTTGTGGAAAAGCTGCATGTGTCTCTAGAAGGAGACAGCAGTTTATATTTCCAGCCAACAGCGGTGGGCTCACGGATGCAGCGCTCCCACTACATCAGGAATCTCAGCCGACTACCTCTACG GTTCCAATGGAGCATTCCAGAGCCAGACCAGGAGCTTATCTTTGTTGAACCAGATGCTGGTGAACTGCATCCCAATGAGAGCTCA GTCCAGATATGGTCCTTCAGCCCAATGGCAGagaaaacatacacactcaaaccTACTCTCACCTTCTGGCCGATCCAGACACCTGGATCCAACGAGTCACACCTTACCCTTAAAGTGGTGGGAATTGGCTCTAAAGGCTTCATAGAG GCAGAGAATGCAGTTCTGGATGTGGGGGAGACTCTGGTTGGAAGCTATCGGTCAATTCAGGTTCCTCTCGTGAACAACAGCCCCTGTCCTATctccttttgtctctctgtaCAGCAGAGACTTCTGGATGAGAGGCCTATTTATGACCCAGAGACTGTGCCAAGTG CCCTACAGCTGGACTGTGAGAGGGGAACCATCGCCTCACACTCCACAATGCTGCTTCGATCCACTGTCAGACCACACAGACGAGTCCAGTACCTGTGGACCATCAGCTACCAGACACTGAATGCCAGTG GGTTTGTGTCATCACCTCCCCGACCAGTGTGTGAAGTGCGAGCTAAAGGCGTGTTTCCCACCCTACAGGTGATTGATGCATGCAGTGGTGGCAGTGTGGACAAACTCAGCAAGGTGTATCTGTGGAAACTCTTCTCATTGGACAACCTCAACGAGCACCTGCTCTCCAACCCCTCCCCTGCAGAACTCACTTATAGAACCCCCACACGGCACAG TCTGCACTCTTGTCCTTCCATCTTCACCAAAGCCATGTTGGATTTCAACTTTAGTGCAGCTCCTTTGAACTCAGACCCCTCAACTTTTGTGTTGATGTTTCACAACCCTGGCTCCATGCCTGTAGACTG GGCATTCTTGTTTCCAGAGGACCAACAGATAGAGTTGGAGTACTGGGCCGAGACAGGAGAGTTCAGCAGAAATGAGCTGTACCAGATGAAG GTTCAGGACAACCATCTGTTCAGCATTTCTCCCCGTTCTGGAACTTTGCTGCCtggccagcagagggcagtaCACTTCAGCTACAG CCACAACTTTGCTGGGACAGATCAGTTTCCTGTTGTGTTCAAACTTTCTTATGGCAGAGAGATCTTG CTGAACTTTCAGGGGGTGacggtggagagagacagaccaTATCTCCACTTTGCCTCCAAGCGACATGTCTTCACTTCTGTAACTATTGGGGACTGTACTCCTCCGAGgcag GTGTATGAACTACACAATGGCGGTGCAGTGCCAGTCCGTTATGAGGTGGATACGGCTGCGTTGTCACAGCTACAGGTGGACAACTTTAACCATCCAGTGTTGTGCTGCCTCAATCCGGAGGGAGAGGTCCTTCCTGGGAAGACGGCCACGCTGGAGTGGATCTTCTCTCCATTGGAGGCTAAGATGTACCAC ATGGATATTCCTATCCACGTTCAGCATGGGGACTCCACGCTGGTAAGGTTTGAGGGATGTGGGTCTAATTCTCCTACACTGGGATCCACAAACCCATTTAACTGCAGTGATACTAAAGCACCTGCACCCTGTGTCCAAAGGCTGCCCTTCCCAGGACAG atgGTATTCCTGTCTGAGGACAGTGTCTCTCTAGGTGACATCCCTGTGTGCTCACGATCTTCAAGAATCTTCTTCCTGACCAATGTGTCTCACAGAGACACTGTCCACTATACATGGGACCTGCTCCAGCAGAGCACTCAGCAG GTGGTGCAGATCCATCCAGAGCAAGGTAGTTTGCGTCCAGGGGAGAGTGCCCTTTGTGTTCTTACCTTCACTTCTACTGACTACCCCACTGGTTATCAGCTAGACGTCATCTGTCAG ACTCTTCCTCCTATCTGTGCCAGTAGTAGTTGTGAAACAGTGGGCACTATATGTACCAAGCTAACAAGAGCTGAGCGGCGGGCACAACGAGAAACAGTAAGAGTGTGGAGGCGCCCTGACCCCCCCCAACCTGCTCTGCTGCATCTGGGGATTAAAGCACACTCCCATGGGCTTCTGGAGTACCTCACACACTTCCCTGATCAGTTCAATGATCACTATAG ATGGCTCCAGTCAGTCAAGCCCCAGCAACCTGAAACCACTTCTTCAAGCACATCCCTCCCTGCTGGACTGCCTTCACCGATACATGGCCCTGAGAGAGACATCACCATGCACGTACTCACCACTCTGATCAG GGACATACTTGATGATCCAGCCTTCACCCACTCTCTGATTACTTTGGCATCCAAGCCCATCACCTACCAGCTTCAAGAAACTAGTCCCTCTCACTGGTCCTCATTCCCATCCTCCCTACCTCCCCCTCCATGTCCTACATCATCTCACCCTACACCCCAACCTCAGGTCCTGCTGAGTGGAACAACGGCTGAGCAGACAGAACAGCACAACACAGTGGACAGTGAAGGGGCTGCAGGATGTTCGGGAAACAGGCCCCAAACACAGAACACGCTACACACTGGACATGTGCCTGCTGACATAAGTGAAGATATTTTGCTGAAAACCCTCCAGAACCTGATGATGGAAGCTGTCAGAGGAGAACTTGTCCTTACAGCATACCCCCGCACTGTTATCTTGCCACCTGTTTCTACCAG AACCAGGGGGATGTCCAAAGCCAtggctgaggaggagagagaacattttaaaaacagaaaggaaCCAACAGGAACTTAA